From Methylovorus glucosotrophus:
GACTTTCTGCCCGGTCAATCCTTGCCTGGCGTTTGCCACCTGTCTCGATGGGAATGTCGATGCTCAAACCATATGTCCACGGCGAAATTCCGCCGGCGTGGTCACTATGTTTTTCGCTATCAAGATTGAGGCCAGGAATGGGCCGCTGGGCTGCGGTTAGCTCGGCACTCTGGGCTGCACGCCATTGCGCCCGCGCGAGATCCAGGTCAGGGTGATAAAAAAGTGCGCTGAGGGTGAGTTCACGCATGCCCCATGCGGCAACAGGAATCTGCGTTTCGGGGTATCCGCTGTCGAGCAGAAACTGTCTGAACTCAGGGCTGTCAGGCTGATGGGCAAAGTAGCGCTGGGCACTGACGCGCGCGTCCAGTGGTTTTGCGTTATATGTTTGAAAGCCGCATCCGGGAATCAGCCATAATCCGGCCAATAAAGTAACGCATGTTGCGGCTTTGGTTGTTTTTATTTTAATCAATGCATTGCCCTCTCCACCTCGCAGGATATTACATGGCAAGGCAGAACTGGGCAATTTGCGAGTGGGGTATTCCGTCGTTATTCGACGATGGCGGCGTGAACGGAGGCGAGCGCGTCTTGCAGGGTTTCTTCGTTGAGGCTGTTGATGCTGGTTGCAAGCAACTCAGCGGCTTCCACCGTATTTTGCGGCAGATCATGGCTGTCAAGTTCCGCGATCAGCCCTGCTGCGGCACCGGCGACCTTGAGCAATGCATGACGCTCGCGCATCAGCAGCTCGAGCTCCGAGCGCAACATGTTGATTTCGTCTTGATTAATAGTGCTGTGCATGGTGTTGTTTGAATCCTAAGTAACCGTGGTAATAGTATGCGATCCAGCCCTGACCCGAAGGGCAGAACAATCAGAACGCCTCTGCATCATGCTATTTGTGCTGCATGCTGTCAATGCAAGGCCTGCTGATACTGCACGATGTTGTTTTCTGCGCGGCAGGAGTGAGCTACAATGGCACTCTTTTATAAAAATGGTTTATTCCCCATGCGGGGTTAAACACTGAAATTTTGATTGCGGGTGCTGCAAAGCCACCCCTCCGGCAAAGCGCCGGATGCTGCAATCGGCCCAAATCATGGCGAAAGTGGCGGAATTGGTAGACGCACTGGATTTAGGTTCCAGCGCCGCAAGGCGTGAGAGTTCGAGTCTCTCCTTTCGCACCAGACAACTTCTTTAGTTTTTAAGGAATACAGCATGGCAGCAACCGTTGAAACCATCAGCAATCTCGAGCGCCGCATTACCGTTTCGGTGCCACTGAAGCCTATCGAGGAAGAAGTGACTCAGCGGATCAATCGTTTGGCCAGAACCGCCAAGCTGCCAGGTTTCCGCCCAGGCAAGGTGCCAATGAAGCTGGTTTATCAGCAATACGGTGCCCAGGTGCGTGATGAGGTGTTTTCGGGTGCCGTTGAGCGCACATTTACCGAGGCTGTTCAAGAGAACAAGCTGCGTGTTGCCGGCTACCCAAATATTGAGCCCAAGCAATCCGAAGGTGGTGAGCATTTTGAGTATGTGGCCACCTTTGAAGTGTTCCCTGAATTTGAAATTGGTGACTTGAGCAAGGTCAAAATCGAACGTCCTGTTCTTGAAATCGGCGAAGCCGATGTCAAAAAAACTACGGATGTTCTGCTGAAACAGCGCGCCACTTACGAGCCAGTGAAACGTGCTTCCAAAAAGGGCGATAAAGTGAATATCGCGCTGCGTGCCCTGATTGATGGCAATGAGGTCGAGCGTACTTCTGAGCAGGGCCTGGACCTGATCCTGGGTGAAGGTGGCCGCGTGGCTGAGTTCGACGATCAACTGATCGGTAACAAGGTGGGCAGCCAGAAAACATTTGATATTTCCTATCCAGCAGACCACAAGCCGGAACAATTGGCTGGCAAGACGGTCACTTATGAAGTGACGTTCAATACTGTTCAACAAGCCAAGCTGCCTGAACTGGATGCTGACTTCGCCCGTGGTCTGGGTGTGGAAGATGGCGATGTTGAAAAGATGAAGGCTGAAATCAAGCAAAGCCTGGAGCAGGAAGTTGCCAAGCGCGTGCGTGCCAAGGTGAAAGAGCAAGTATTCCAGGCGCTGATTGAGAATGTAGCGCTTGAATTGCCGAAAGCGATTATTGAAGCAGAAACCAATCGCGTGATGCAGGCTACCCAGAACAATCTGCAACAGCGTGGTGTGGATGTAAGCACGGTTACCCTTGATCCTGCCATGTTTGAAGAGCAAGCCAAGCGTAACGCCAGTCTGCGTCTTATCCTGTCAGAACTGGTTAACAAGAATTCATTGCAGGCCAATGCCGAGCAAGTGCGTGCCATGGTGGATCAGTTTGCGCAGAGCTTTGAGCGTCCTGAAGATGTCGTTCGTTGGTACTACGATGATCCCAAGCGTCTGGATGAGCCAGCTTCTTTGGCTACCGAAGAAAACGTGGTTAACTGGGTATTGCAGTCTGCCAAAGTAAGCGACAAGAAGGTTAAATTTGACGATTTGATGGGGAATGCTTAATGAGCATGCAAAGTCAGTGGGAACCGCAAGGCCTGGGGTATATCCCCATGGTGATCGAGCAAAGTGGGCGTGGTGAGCGTGCATACGACATCTACTCCCGCTTGTTGCGCGAGCGTGTGATTTTTCTGGTAGGGCCGGTGAATGACATGACTGCCAACCTGGTGGTCGCGCAATTGCTGTTTCTGGAAGCGGAAAATCCAGACAAGGATATCTCGCTCTACATCAATTCCCCTGGCGGCTCAGTCACGGCAGGCATGGCCATTTACGACACCATGCAGTTCATCAAGCCGGATGTAAGTACGCTTTGTATCGGTCAGGCTGCCAGCATGGGTGCCTTGTTGCTGACGGCAGGCGCGAAAGACAAGCGTTTTTGCCTGCCCAACTCGCGCGTGATGATTCACCAGCCTCTGGGCGGTTTCCAGGGCCAAGCCTCCGATATCGAAATTCACGCCAAAGAGATTCTCTACCTGCGTGAAAAGCTCAACCTGATTCTTGCCAGCCACACTGGTCAGCCAGTCGATGTTATCGAGCGCGATACGGATCGTGATAATTTTATGAGCGCGCAACAGTCCGTCAACTACGGCTTGGTCGACAAGGTGATTGCAAGTCGTACTGATGCCGCTTAAGATGGTGTCGTGCGTTTCAGATTAGGATAGTTTCATGACTAAAGAAGCCGAAGGCGAAAAGTTACTATATTGCTCGTTCTGCGGTAAAAGCCAGCACGAAGTCAGAAAGCTGATTGCCGGTCCATCCGTATTCATCTGCGATGAGTGCGTGGATCTTTGCAATGACATCATTCGTGAAGAAGTGCAGGGCGATAGCAGCCTGAAGCCTAATGGCGACCTGCCTACTCCCAAAGAAATCTGCAATATCCTTGACCAGTATGTTATCGGTCAAACCCAAGCCAAGAAAAACCTGGCAGTAGCGGTATACAACCACTACAAGCGTCTGGACCAGTCTGCGACGAAAGACAAGGATGAGGTTGAGATTGCCAAGAGTAACATTCTGGTCATTGGCCCAACAGGCTCGGG
This genomic window contains:
- the tig gene encoding trigger factor; amino-acid sequence: MAATVETISNLERRITVSVPLKPIEEEVTQRINRLARTAKLPGFRPGKVPMKLVYQQYGAQVRDEVFSGAVERTFTEAVQENKLRVAGYPNIEPKQSEGGEHFEYVATFEVFPEFEIGDLSKVKIERPVLEIGEADVKKTTDVLLKQRATYEPVKRASKKGDKVNIALRALIDGNEVERTSEQGLDLILGEGGRVAEFDDQLIGNKVGSQKTFDISYPADHKPEQLAGKTVTYEVTFNTVQQAKLPELDADFARGLGVEDGDVEKMKAEIKQSLEQEVAKRVRAKVKEQVFQALIENVALELPKAIIEAETNRVMQATQNNLQQRGVDVSTVTLDPAMFEEQAKRNASLRLILSELVNKNSLQANAEQVRAMVDQFAQSFERPEDVVRWYYDDPKRLDEPASLATEENVVNWVLQSAKVSDKKVKFDDLMGNA
- the clpP gene encoding ATP-dependent Clp endopeptidase proteolytic subunit ClpP, whose translation is MSMQSQWEPQGLGYIPMVIEQSGRGERAYDIYSRLLRERVIFLVGPVNDMTANLVVAQLLFLEAENPDKDISLYINSPGGSVTAGMAIYDTMQFIKPDVSTLCIGQAASMGALLLTAGAKDKRFCLPNSRVMIHQPLGGFQGQASDIEIHAKEILYLREKLNLILASHTGQPVDVIERDTDRDNFMSAQQSVNYGLVDKVIASRTDAA